Part of the Methanobrevibacter arboriphilus JCM 13429 = DSM 1125 genome is shown below.
ATCTTCTTGTTTTGATCTAAGCCATGAATAAGTTAATATTTGCCATTGATGATAAAACCAATTATTTGATTTTAAAGAAGGTCTTTTCATTCCTTTATAATCAATAATAACTTCATATTCATCATCAAAAGATTTTAATTTCTTTGAAAGTTCTTTATTATTTTTTAGATATTTAACAATTTTATTATTATTAATTTCATTAATTTTTAAAGAGCTTATAACATCAATTACTCCATTAATACCATAATAATTAGATCTACTATTATCCTTATCAAAATTAGGCATTGGTCTTTTACCTTTAATTAAAACTTCAGCTGAATCAATTAATGGAAATAAATCAGGACCCCAAATATTAATAGCTTTTTCAGCTCTTGCACTATAAAGTAATTTGTGTGGATGATTTTTATCAGGACATGTACCTAAAACACTATTCTTTTCTGATCCAAATTTACAAAAGAAATCTAAAGGAGGGTAAAGTCCTCTTGCCCTTAATCTTTTATCGATCATCTCTTCAATAGGCCGTATTTGATTTTTCCAATCCCATGGAAAGCTAATTTTTTTTGCATTCCATTCAAGAAACGATTCTTCCATAACCCCATGAATAAACTCTCCAAACCATAATTGTATAGGCATGGAAGGAGGAAGAGTTCCTCTATTTTGATAGCGATATTGAAGATTACAAGTTAAAAATGATATTAAATCTCCTGTTAAACTATATTCTGGTATAATATAGGGTTTAGAACGTGGTGATAATTCCATTTTAATCACATTGTATCAATTAGC
Proteins encoded:
- a CDS encoding PD-(D/E)XK nuclease family protein; amino-acid sequence: MELSPRSKPYIIPEYSLTGDLISFLTCNLQYRYQNRGTLPPSMPIQLWFGEFIHGVMEESFLEWNAKKISFPWDWKNQIRPIEEMIDKRLRARGLYPPLDFFCKFGSEKNSVLGTCPDKNHPHKLLYSARAEKAINIWGPDLFPLIDSAEVLIKGKRPMPNFDKDNSRSNYYGINGVIDVISSLKINEINNNKIVKYLKNNKELSKKLKSFDDEYEVIIDYKGMKRPSLKSNNWFYHQWQILTYSWLRSKQEDSKPIVAGIIFYLNELVPSTEDLIALKQDILNGCNDVEISDIEESLILNWNEDKDNFINLSDKLKEKRSIRIINIEDDSISNALMQFDGVVANIEDSIIKEMKGIPIKNAWNAKGDKRTCDACDFKNFCNKPLSEHMKVP